In Pyrus communis chromosome 15, drPyrComm1.1, whole genome shotgun sequence, the genomic stretch TTTAAGGTAAAACGAATTATTTTTGAGGTCGCAGCTGCTTGTTACGAGGACCCAGCCATACCACCTTCGTATATTGACGTGAAGAGTCAAAGTAATTGTATTTGTTTCCTATTAAGCCCCTATAATTGTATATAAAACAATAACCGATACATCATGCGAAGTGCAGCTTGTGGTTACCAGGACACAGCCATACCACCTTCCTTGACATGAAAAGTCAAAGGAATGATACGACCcagttgttttttattttgaataaataatattatttacattaaaagaGAGGAGGTGtacttagtctcacaatggactagcaataatttgattcaaattcgtctttggtaagaattgaacctaaaacttctcatttacgagtgaagagaaatatcattagaccgtaatGTTATACCCAAATTTCTGCGActtatataatttaattttctccCCATCGGCAGTGCTAAAATGCCAATAGATTCTTTTTCTTCGGTTTTCTTTATACATTTGGTCAACACAATGGGTTCAATAAAAGTTCAAATACCTCGCTACTACTCAAAATTACtgcaaaaaaaaatcagtaattCTCTTACCAAATAAGATCAAAATACAAAGAGTCTTATATTTTCCGACAAAGGTATTTTATGTACAAGATGGTCGGACGCCTCTATCCCAATTTTTCTTCACTTCCAAAACCCATCTAGGGCGTTTGtaatcctatcaaattcctCTTTACGATCCATGTTCTCAAAAGGAAATTTATTCTAAttcttagtttttaaatttacattttattCTCTATACTTTATTTAGTAAAGCATAATGACaaactaaaaatgaataatAGTTGCCGATATGGCATGCCTATTTGCATGGTAGGATTAGTGAGAAGGTTCATGTTCAATTCAATCGCATTATATGCGTCATTTAGGGttaatcattttcatttttacgaTCAAACTAGTCTATCAAATCCCGATATTCAAAGACGATTACACTCTGATTCCCTAGTTATAATTGTACCATAGTGACAAACGGAGGGTGAGAGCCATGCCAAGTTTGAACAGAGGATTAGCTATAAGGTTTAGGTAGAATCCAACCAATAAGAGCATCACAAATGTCAATTGCACATAAAAAGTTGGAGAGTAGGttttatcaaacaaaaacaaaagtgaaAGGTTAAAAGTCGAAAACGCGCAAATATgatgttaaaaagaaaaagaaaagcaaggagtgtgtgtgtgtgtacgggAGGTGGGTGGGTCATGAGTCATAAACCAATTGGTGCCAAATTCATCTggaagtggtggtggtggatccTCATATCATACAGAAAGGAACCTCTGCATTCCATTCCAATTGACAGCTGTTTTCCACAAGCCAAACGAAGACAATGTTGTTCTTTTCCTCACTACAATATTAGTTGTGTGTCTGGACTTTTTTAACCCACctcaaagcaagcatgcatgTTTGATAACTATGATTAATTATGTTAATGTATGTGATGGTAACAAATTTTTTACAGAATGATCAAAACGGTTTATGATGGACAAATATAGGCATCACTTTTAATGACTATTATTGTcagagaccaaaatgatgagttataCTAATCTAAGAGGCCATATTGGCTAAAAGGAACAAAAAATGGTTACGTGGTTGCTCACGTGACAATTTAATAATGATGCTAATAGATATtttacggaatgaccaaaatgatttatggtGAACAAACCCATGGACCGCTTCTATTGGTTTTCAATCTCAATAACCAAAGTGAGTTATGCCAATTTCAGGAACCATTCTGACTAAAAAGCCATATTTTATAAGAGTGGGAATTTGGATTGAACGCCGCAATGAACATGTCAATTGAGTCAAACTTACCAAATAAGTTGAACCTGCAACTTTCTACATACAAGTtgagaagaataccactaaaaTTACGTAATGTTACTGGCATGAATTGCCAATTTAACAGCAAAGAACGGTTACTTGTTTTAAAGTAAGTTAAGAGGTTACACCATAAAACTAAATATCGGCAATATGAGAAATAAATCAACTACTTATAAACACATACAAAATTCATTCATTTGCCAATGTCGatatgaaattcaatctcaTGGTTTTATAACGTTCTTGTTTATATCCTAATATGCACTTGAAATACTAGAAACATTATGTGATGAGAAAGATACAATGGACGATGAAAAAGATAGAGAAATGAACTAACCTGTTTcaagtatgtttttttttttttcttttttcccacTTAACCAAGAGCTTGGATTACTTGTATTTGGATTTAGGACGTGTAAGTTGGAGTAATCCGTTGTCACGGAGAATAAACATAGTAGTCCAAACTGTCATAGGTGGTCGTTTTCAGTTAATTCACGTTGCTTTCTTTGACATGTGGAAGCTTCTTTGGACTATTGTCTATCGTATGTGTCGCAGGTCTTTAGTTATCCACGAATTAATCACGTATACCTCTCATTATATTGTTCCCATCTCCCTTCAATCTGGACCTGCCTTTtgtcggttttttttttaacaaacgatattatctatactaaagaaGAGATaagcttagtctcacaatggattaacaataatgttgttcaaattcttttttaaCGAGACTTAAACCcgagacctctcacttataagtgaagagaaatacaacTAGACCATAATATTAAGTGGCATGACCCTGTCTTTTGTCTTAGATTAGCCAAACCATCATCCGAATTATTAAGTCCAACTATGTCCAAATTTGGATCCACATTAAACATGGTTGAAAATAACATGATAAAGCATACATATCAAAATTGTAATGAAGCTAAGTAGGAGTAGACACGATTCAGTTTGAAGGACCGGTTTCACTCAGGCAAGCACAATTATGTATGCGTATTTTGTGCTTTGTTCATAAGTGGAATTCAATATCATTATTTCATCTATATACATACGAGTACTACTTCGCTCCTTAAAAGCTAATCAAATTCAGACATACATGCAAAGCTAACCCATCATAATAACAAATGTAAAAGCTTACGCACACCCGTCAAACTATGATTTGTCTGTAAAAATATACCGCACAAGCCTAAAATAGGTTTTGCATCGTATACATAAATGGTTATCAAatcgaattaattaaatttggttCTCAAGAAAAACGTAAGAGATTCTAATattacaaaacacaaaaagatcACAAATTTTATGTATATCCGAGCATTCAAAATCCAACCCCCTACCCCCCAACAAATGACTGATCTCTTCGTTTTCGTCCCCCTCTTCCCCCACCATCTTAATGCACAACAGGCTTAGTACATTCAAGCAAGATATAAAATAAAGAACTAGAAAAATAGCatacaaaattaacaaagagGAATCATTTTATAGGCAGCCAAATGAGGATCACAAAAATCAGTAAGGAGCGTAGTACCCAGCCGGTGGTGGCATCCCCATTCCGTTCACCGGAGGCATTCCATAGGGTTGCATTGCCATAGGAGCTGCTCCATAGTACCCGGCACTGCTCATTTTCTGCAAGCTACCTTGGCCTTGCATTCCTTCCTTGGCATACTGGTTCCACAGCTGCTGCTCCTGCGTAAGCAAGTGCTGCTTCTTCTCCAGATCCGCCATTTGCACATAGGAAGGTGGTGGAACGGTTAATGATGCGGCAAAGGGATCCTGATTCACTGCCTGGACTGTCCCGTCTGGAGCGGGAAGAGCTAACACCTGCGTTGAGCTCTTGCCTGGCCCGGGCAATGCTACACTACTTGCACTACCACCAGTCAATTGGGCAGTACTCAAATGCTGCCTCACAATGCCCTGATCATACATGCCGTCCAACAACAATGGATCCATCCCACCACCAAGATTTTGCTTCTGCCTAGATAAATTACTCGCTGTCTCCACCAATGCCAGTTCCCAATCGGCCTTTCCCGGCTCTGCAGCTGGAGTCTGCCAAGCCGAGGTGACTTGGGGCTGCCCGTCTGATGGGAAAGCTTCCCATGATCCATTAGCACTTCCACCACCACCAGGACCGGCAAACAAAGCCAAAGCCAACTGATTCCCCTGTGCATCAGCTGAAACTCCATTATCCCTCAAATCCACCAAATCCCCTACCACTTCCTGCTTCACCTCAGCCTTCGCCACAACCTCAGGAGGCGGCGGGGGAGTGAAACTCTCCGGCGCAGGCAGCGCTTTAATCTCATTCATATCGGGTTGGGGCTCCTCCACTGGAGCCACAGGAGCAGCCTCCACCTTCCTCTCGGGACTCTTGGTTGCCTTGGACCTGTCCCTCACAAACTCCTCCAATGTTTCCAGCAACTTGCTCCCAATCCTCTGCACCTCCGGATACTCCGACGACCGCGCCAAACCGGAATCCTTACACCACCCATAAAATCCAACCAGCTCATCAATCTGCTTCGCCGCACTCACATAAGCATCGAAAGCCTTAACGCAATCCGGATACTCCATATCGAAAAACTTATCAAGTAAAACCGCCAATACCTCACAAATATCAGCATACAGCTTAAAGCTCTCCCTCACCAGCGGGTACACAGCCACCAGAACCAACCGACTGTTCTTAGCCAATCCGGTGGGTCGGCTCGCCAAGAACCGATCCAACAGCCTCTGCAGATGACCCATTTTCGCGAAAATCCGCTCCGGCTTCATATCCCTCAATGGGGTCACACTCACAATTCTCTTCTCATCTTGCCCGTTTCGACTCACCGAGTCATTCATATCGCCGTACGACCTCGACCTCCTCATCCCTCCTCCATATTCATAATCTCGATCTCGCTCTCCTCCGTACTCATACTCGTAATTCCTCGGCGGCGGAGACCTGAAATTCGAAGACCCGCCGTTGAAGCCGCCAGAGCCCTGCCGATCTCCAGCACCAAGACCAGTTCCGCTGCTTCCTCCGCTGCTCTTTCTCTCAAACAGCATCAGCTCAAGCCTCTGATCCAAGTACAGAGCATAAGTCCTCACAAAGGCAGAGTGGTCCCATGAGCTCGCGTGCGCCTCGTCCCTGAAATCCGATAGATTCAGGAGGCGGGTACCCCTGCGGGTCGCGTACACGATCTCGTCCCCAAACACCGGGTCGCCGTCGTTCAGAAGACGGTGGACTAGCATCAACGCCTTGAGCGCCACGATCCAGTCGCGCGTCTTTCCCAGACGCTTCGACACCGCCGACACGCACGCGCTGACGTAGCCCCGGGACGATGAAGTCAGCGTCAGAATCTCACGGACGTGCTTCTCGCTCGCCGGCTCATCCTCGTGCGACGTCGCTTTGACGATAGCGACCTCGAGGTCCGGGGCCAGATTGCTGGCGACCTTGGCGATGCCGATGCTTGTCTGGTCCTTGACCGCTCCGATTGCTTTCCGGATCGTGGTCGGCGCCATCCCGGCCGTCGATCTGCGTTGCTTCCGATTTAATATACCGCGCGAGCTGAGATACAAGGGAAATGACGAAACGGTTCACTTCGTTTAATTAATTTGGAGATAGATTGAGTTTCTAAAGATAGAAAGGGGCGTACATTTTGGTAATTTACCGTCGATGTCGGAGTCTCTAGATCTGCGGCGTGGGCAGTCCGGCGGGTCGGATCTCGGAGCAACCGACGACCAATCGAATTTCTTGGGTTTTTTTCGCTCTCTCTGTGCGTGAAACTAGAGAGAGGAGGGGAAGAGGTTGAATTAAATAGTGGGTTGGAGTCCGGGATGACGTGGAGGGATGGGAACCGTGGATTAGATCTGAGATCTGGGATCTAGCTGGGTAGCTGGGAGAGACTGGCGGTAGTGTCGGGCGGCGTGTCGGAAAGAATTACGAAACGAGTGAGCGTGTTGGTGCGAAGGGGTTCGGATTGGGTGCAGCAGGGTGTATTTCAGTTAAAGGAGGCGCGAAACTGAGCGTACGCCGTACCGGTTACGGTGATCCTTACCCGATAGAGACATCCTAAAGTAAGACTAGTTTACCTAAAAAATtgtaggatttggatcctctcctgagctaatggagaggatccctCCTCATCAATCATCTTGTatcgttggatttttatccaaaaacTACAATCATTACAACTTTAAAGAGATCTTCCTGTTTGTAGCTGTTGCATAAAAATCCAACAGCCCAAGatgattgatgaggaggatcctTTCCATtagcttaggagaggatccaagtcCAAAATTGTAAACGTGTGAAATTTACTCAAATAGATTTCTTTGTTTACCTCATAGCAAAACTTCTCTAAAATTATACAGTTGTTTCTAAACTAATTTTATAACTTTAGAAAGGCCAATATTATGGGTGGAGAAGTGAGTTAAGCGtcataatgagttagcaataatttagttcaaatttattttggacgagaatcaaatctaagacctctcaattACAGGTGaataaaaatatcactagaccgtagtactaagtgattgACAGAGCtataggtaaaaaaaaatagaaagccACTAGACCCACCCATTTGTTTTATCTTCCCACCCACTTTATGTAACCACCTACCATAAAAAGTGCAAAAAAATCTTATCCTCTCTTCCCACCTACTTGTGTTCCTAAACTATCCCTATTTTTTAAGCATAGTAGCCTCTCCATCGCGGAAGAAGATTTTCTTCCCTTCTAATCTCTCCCCACTTCCCTCTCCTCATATTTGGACGATtacgattaagtcacgtcaacatcttatattatttttttatagaagcaATAAGACAAAAGCAAAGTGAGAGGAGGGGAAGGGATGGGAACATGAGGGAAGAAAATCCTACTCCCTCCACCTCTCCACCCCTCCACCTCTGCGGCTCCACCCAGCAACCACAACCACTCAATCCTCTTCCCGATCCTCCCATTTCCCTTACAGAGACTTTGTAATCTTTATGAAGAAAAGTGagttagctttttttttttttttttttttggtcaatagaACTTTCATTACATGGAAAACTAGTACAAGGTCCAAAAGGAACCCCATAGCCAacgacaaataaaataaaagacccAAGCAAAATAAGAGCTACAACCTAAGATATAACGGAATACCTTCACAAACTTAGGTCGGAAGGCTGcaacaacaaacaacaaaaaaaaccctaatctcaAGCAGCATAAAGACTGCTGCTACATCCTCAGAGGAAACCAAACTCTGAATCGAGAGAATAGTCACCAGATCCAAGTCTCCTTCACGAACCCCTGCAAATTTATACAAAGAAAGTATCATATGGGTAGAGAGTGAGGCTAAGGGGATATGTAAAATACCCAACACTTAACCTTGATGTAGATCCGGCATGCCAGTTGGGGAGGGGAATTGAGGGAGGGTGGTGGATCTATCCAATTTCTCATTGGAGTGCGCCGATCTGAGTACATGATAGAATGGGGATGAAGTATCATAGTTGAGGAGGAGGGAGGaaggaaaattaaaagacaGAGAGCAACAAAAGTAGGTGAAAAGCACCATATAAGGGTATGAAGCCCAAATTTGAGATAAGCTCAGGGAATAGTTGAGACTTGCCTCAGGAAAAACTGAGAAAAACTTAGGAGAGAACCGAGAATAAAAACATAGGAAGGAATCTggaaaaagagaggaagaggaggtggATGCAGGAGGGGGATGGGGCAGAAGATAAGAGAAGGGAGTAAAAAAGATGGAAAAGGCaaaggagaaaggagggaaggaaggaaggagaagggaaGAAGGAGTAGCAGGTTGCCGCCTACCCTAAGCAAGAGTAAGGGGCAGTAGCTAAACGCTCGAAATTGGGGATGGAGCGTCTAGACCTAGACTTCTAAAGAGAGAAACAAAAAGAGAGACAAAATGCGTTTTTAAGTTAGATAGCCATCTATctctatttgtaattttgtctTAAATCTAAATACACTTATTTAGTGCTCAATCACAATGATGCGGaaacacaattttttattttttatttttggtcaatagaacttttaatatattaaataaCTAGTACAAGGTCCAAAAAGAACCCAATAAACAACAACAGATAAAGTAAAGGGGTTTTctaactttaatccttgaagaagattgaaatttaaaataaacctgatgttagattacatattgattctAGTACcttgatgtgtccttaattcaaaataattaatgtgtattttattcgatgtctcccattaaatatttaaatttatttctatacacattttaatatattttttaaccaaacaaaagttttttttaatttattaattttatttaacattcttcaaacataaaaaactcaattaatgtacctaaatgttagtatcaaaatgtatgtactgaaatgttagtaccgaaatgtattatattgaattaatgtatttaaatgttagtaccgaaatgtatgtgctcaaatgtatgcaccaaaatgtattatactAAACTAATGTATCTAAATGTGTGTACTGAAATGTATGTACTCAAATGTATatactgaaatgtattatattaaactaatgtaccaaaatgtatggaCCGaattgtattatattgaattaatgtacctaaatgtttgtatcgaaatATATGTACTgaaatgtgtgtacctaaatgtatgcaccaaaatgtattataatgaatttaatgtacctaaatgaagaagacatagtatattgaaatatattgtaaaataaaaattaattcatctaaatgtttacaacaaaatatattacgatgaatgaaatgaaaattataattataatgaaataaaattaatacattaaaattaggaagaaaaagagaaataattaaaacataaaaaatataattaataaatgaggtgtTTAATGTAttaagggactaaaattagattttgatcttacttatggttttagtctaaaagtcatcttggccaatgattaaaatgaagtttcctATAAAGTAAAATGCCAAAGCAAAGTGAGAGCTGTAACCCAAGATACAACAAGAAGCTCTTACAAACTGAGGTCCATAGGCTACaataacaaacaacaaaaaaaaaccaagctACATACACCAGACCTCTGCCGCTGTCACATCCTCGGAGGAAGCCAAACTGCGAACCGAGAGAAAAGACATTAGATCCAAGTCCCCTTCACGAACCcctgcaaatatatacaaacaaggtATCATATGGATAGAGAGTGAGGCTAAGGGGGTATGTAAAATACCCAACACCTAGTTTCAATGGGGATCTGCATGCCAGTTGGGGGAGGGGAAGTGAGGGAGCGCAGTGGATCTAGTATCCAATTTCTCATCGGAGCCCTTTGATCGGAGTACATGGGGGATGGAGATGGAGTATCACAGCTAAGGAGAAgggatgaatgaaaattaaaagacacaAAGCAGTAAAAGTAAGCGAAAAACACCAGATAAGAGGCATGAAGCTCAAATTCGAGACAAGCTCAGGGATAGTTGAGACTCGGCTCAAGGGAAACTAAGATAAACTCAGGGGAGAATCGGGAATAAGAACGTAAGAAGGAGACTGAGAAAGGTAGAGGAAAAGGAGATGGATGCAAAGAGGGGGATGAGGCAAATGAGATGAGAGGAGGAAAAATATGGAAAAGGCAAAGGAGAAAGGAAGGTAGGATGAGGGAAGAAAGAGTACCGGGCTGCCACCTACCCTAAGCAAGAGCAAAGGGCAGCGGTTGAAGCTTGAAATTGGAGGTGGAGCTTGTGGATCTgggtttctagagagagaaacaaagggagagaaaaaaaaaaaaaaaacggaaacACAATTCAAAAAGTACTTTTGGGCGACTTCAAAAGGAAGAATCAAGTCAAAAACCTTACATCATatgctttttcaattttttccaaattcaatttttttaggaCAAAAAATCTCCAACCCCTACGATCATTTCTCCCTCtatgttcttttattttatattcCGTATGGTTTCCTCTTTTTTCTCCTCTCGAAGAGACAAAGTATTCGCCATATACTGTTTGAGGTGTGCTACTTCTCCTCTTGGTGGGTGTTGCCTTCAACATTTGGGGAttcttactaaaaaaaaatatttattcttCTGTTCTTTATTGTGTAGGTCTTTACGTCATTTTACCAAGGATTAAACTTGCTATTCAAAATTTTGctactcagtactacggtttaatgttattcttctttatttgtaagtaagagatcttatgttcaattctcgtcaaagataaaattgaactacattattgctagtccattgtgagttTTAGCCACCCCTTCCTTTAATATAGatgatatcgtttgttaaaaaaataaaaaaacttgttattcaaaattttattaaaacgtGTCTGGAAAATATTAGCGgccaaaatatattattgacTTATTTATTCTTTATAAATGTTGTATTTCCTAAATATTAGCCGccaactattttatttttgcatacTTTTGTATCCATTGACAATTATAATTATGTTAAGGGTCTTTCCTTAGGATGggacaaataaaattaaaacttatTATAATATTGAGCTTATTCCAATacataactaatttttctttttaaacaaacgatattatccacaCTAAGAGGAAGGGGGTGCGCTTAGCctcactgataggagcatatttatgtgactttgttatcttatttttttgcatttacttagttaatttctatttattatagtaatttaaactattttcgtattattataGGTctagttggtaaagatgacaataaatggtcaaatggagcattttggagcagttttggacttggattggatagcatgcgtggatagcatatgggcttgacgtttttggtgtttaaaaggTGTTAAacatgtgctaaaatctggagaaattaaagttgaggcttggaaggcaaggaattacacaagaaagaggaatcctagttgaagagaaacattatcttatcatatcttatcttatcttatctccagctACAAGGAAGAATCCTAATCGCATTCTAACACTCTCTACCTGTTtcttagagtcctaaaataattcaaaacgcCTAATccctttcctccttggattcagtCGTGCCCTATCTtcgttttaagtttcaatgtttattttagattgcttttcagttatgatgaacatgtgtaaataagtttcattttttctagaggtgaattcgaagccatgatcatatgttttatataaattgattacatccaattattgtttgatAAAACTTGAATGCGATTTTCGTATTTGGTTTatagataacttattcttgtatgtttattaagggtgca encodes the following:
- the LOC137717307 gene encoding putative clathrin assembly protein At2g25430 translates to MAPTTIRKAIGAVKDQTSIGIAKVASNLAPDLEVAIVKATSHEDEPASEKHVREILTLTSSSRGYVSACVSAVSKRLGKTRDWIVALKALMLVHRLLNDGDPVFGDEIVYATRRGTRLLNLSDFRDEAHASSWDHSAFVRTYALYLDQRLELMLFERKSSGGSSGTGLGAGDRQGSGGFNGGSSNFRSPPPRNYEYEYGGERDRDYEYGGGMRRSRSYGDMNDSVSRNGQDEKRIVSVTPLRDMKPERIFAKMGHLQRLLDRFLASRPTGLAKNSRLVLVAVYPLVRESFKLYADICEVLAVLLDKFFDMEYPDCVKAFDAYVSAAKQIDELVGFYGWCKDSGLARSSEYPEVQRIGSKLLETLEEFVRDRSKATKSPERKVEAAPVAPVEEPQPDMNEIKALPAPESFTPPPPPEVVAKAEVKQEVVGDLVDLRDNGVSADAQGNQLALALFAGPGGGGSANGSWEAFPSDGQPQVTSAWQTPAAEPGKADWELALVETASNLSRQKQNLGGGMDPLLLDGMYDQGIVRQHLSTAQLTGGSASSVALPGPGKSSTQVLALPAPDGTVQAVNQDPFAASLTVPPPSYVQMADLEKKQHLLTQEQQLWNQYAKEGMQGQGSLQKMSSAGYYGAAPMAMQPYGMPPVNGMGMPPPAGYYAPY